In Denitratisoma sp. DHT3, one DNA window encodes the following:
- a CDS encoding PAS domain S-box protein — protein sequence MNTRIDTGVTLQQRNAAALLGTMAAENIETEGIECAALLLDLAGRVRDANRSAECLFGYSRAELLDWHVSLLLPKLAEVHDQEVFRRLAYLSHCGVAFRANRNHGRDFACAVFFTYIHGTDGRTIRLTIRKIENTGTLCL from the coding sequence ATGAATACACGCATCGATACCGGCGTTACTCTTCAGCAACGCAACGCAGCGGCGCTGCTGGGAACGATGGCCGCGGAGAACATCGAAACCGAGGGCATCGAATGCGCGGCCCTCCTGCTCGACCTCGCAGGACGCGTGCGGGACGCGAACCGCAGCGCTGAATGCCTGTTCGGCTATTCCCGCGCCGAATTGCTGGATTGGCACGTATCCCTGCTGCTTCCCAAGCTGGCTGAAGTGCACGATCAGGAGGTCTTCCGCCGCCTCGCCTATCTGAGCCACTGCGGCGTCGCCTTCCGGGCCAATCGCAATCACGGCCGCGATTTTGCGTGCGCGGTATTTTTCACCTATATACACGGTACCGACGGCCGGACCATACGGCTGACGATCAGGAAGATCGAAAACACCGGCACGCTCTGCCTGTGA
- a CDS encoding ribose-phosphate pyrophosphokinase-like domain-containing protein yields MNELCLFALGGYRDFGLRVAHCLGLDLLEWEGWTFADGEHRANPCAPVRGRHVVVMQSLRASRAESVDGKLCRLLFFIGVLKDGAAERVTVVVPYLCYARQDRRDDLRDPLTSRYVAQLLEAVGTDRLLTLDVHNPAAFQNAFRHGAEHLETTGLFVEHIAGAGQAAGGLRPAPRARCRGGAAVRPCQPFRRFRRDRHRAGGDALGRPAVRHHAKPTRTIVPTVSHCWPR; encoded by the coding sequence ATGAATGAACTGTGCTTGTTTGCGCTGGGCGGCTATCGCGACTTCGGCCTGCGCGTCGCGCATTGCCTGGGGCTCGATCTTCTGGAATGGGAGGGGTGGACGTTTGCGGACGGCGAGCACCGGGCGAATCCCTGCGCGCCGGTGCGCGGCAGGCACGTCGTGGTCATGCAGTCGTTGCGCGCCTCCCGGGCGGAGAGCGTCGATGGCAAGCTGTGCCGTCTGCTGTTCTTCATCGGTGTCTTGAAGGATGGCGCCGCCGAGCGGGTGACGGTGGTGGTGCCCTATCTTTGCTACGCGCGGCAGGATCGTCGCGACGATCTCCGGGACCCGCTGACCAGCCGCTATGTCGCGCAATTGCTGGAGGCCGTCGGCACGGATCGCTTGTTGACGCTCGATGTGCATAACCCGGCAGCCTTTCAGAATGCTTTTCGGCACGGCGCCGAGCACCTGGAAACGACCGGACTGTTCGTCGAGCACATTGCCGGCGCCGGGCAAGCTGCTGGTGGACTTCGGCCTGCGCCGCGCGCACGGTGCCGAGGCGGGGCTGCTGTCCGCCCGTGCCAGCCATTTCGCCGGTTTCGACGGGACCGCCACCGTGCTGGCGGGGATGCGCTGGGGCGTCCCGCTGTTCGGCACCATGCCAAGCCCACGAGGACGATCGTACCGACGGTATCCCATTGCTGGCCCCGGTGA
- a CDS encoding BCAM0308 family protein, with amino-acid sequence MNARAIPAGFQAIRRDQLRQEREHDAYKSRHKLSEPAACSDCGAVFHAGRWQWAPRPQGAEEVLCAACHRIRDHFPAGFVQVGGQFFAEHRGELMSLIRHHADKAKEQHPLARIMDIEPDGEGVLITTTDVHLARDLGVALHHACQGELELHYNPEEKLLRVYWQR; translated from the coding sequence ATGAATGCCCGAGCCATTCCCGCCGGATTCCAGGCCATCCGCCGCGATCAACTGCGCCAGGAGCGCGAACATGACGCCTATAAGTCACGGCATAAATTGTCCGAACCCGCCGCCTGCTCCGACTGCGGTGCCGTTTTCCATGCCGGCCGCTGGCAGTGGGCGCCGCGGCCGCAGGGCGCTGAGGAGGTGCTGTGTGCTGCTTGCCATCGGATCCGCGATCATTTCCCGGCCGGCTTCGTGCAGGTGGGCGGCCAGTTCTTCGCTGAGCATCGCGGCGAGTTGATGTCCCTGATTCGCCATCACGCCGACAAGGCCAAGGAACAGCACCCGCTGGCCCGGATCATGGATATCGAACCGGATGGAGAGGGCGTCCTGATCACGACCACCGACGTCCATCTGGCGCGGGATCTGGGCGTGGCCCTGCACCACGCATGCCAGGGGGAGCTGGAGCTGCACTACAACCCGGAGGAGAAGTTGTTACGAGTGTACTGGCAGCGCTGA
- the xseA gene encoding exodeoxyribonuclease VII large subunit, giving the protein MFASPLTVSQLNRLARQALESQIPLLWVAGEISNLTRAASGHVYFSLKDENAQVRCVMFRSRAQLLPWRLENGQQVEAQALVGLYEPRGDFQLNVEALRRGGLGPLFEAYARLKERLEREGLFAAERKRPLPRFPRTLGVITSPSGAAVHDILAALARRAPRVPVVIYPTLVQGAGAAAAIAEAIATAGRRSECDLLLLARGGGSIEDLWAFNEEAVARAIAASPLPVISGIGHETDFTIADFAADQRAATPTAAAELASAGWHAAGDELRDLAANLRGRMRQQLEARMQKLDLLANRLLHPAQRLDRSRRHLAHLETRLAAAIARRLRREEAGLAELALRLARRRPALDAMQGRLALVRQRLGSVADAALGHRYQTLARLEATLGALNPATTLARGYSIVRNAQGQVVTDSAQLRPEDTVNLSFARGAARGRIEHIE; this is encoded by the coding sequence ATGTTTGCTTCCCCCCTGACCGTCAGCCAGCTCAACCGCCTCGCCCGCCAGGCACTGGAAAGCCAGATCCCCTTGCTCTGGGTCGCCGGCGAAATTTCCAACCTGACCCGGGCCGCCTCCGGCCACGTCTATTTCTCCCTCAAGGACGAGAACGCCCAGGTCCGATGCGTGATGTTCCGCTCCCGCGCCCAACTGCTGCCCTGGCGCCTGGAGAACGGCCAGCAGGTGGAAGCCCAGGCACTGGTGGGGCTGTACGAGCCGCGCGGGGATTTCCAGCTGAACGTGGAGGCCCTGCGCCGGGGTGGCCTGGGGCCGCTGTTCGAAGCCTACGCCCGGCTCAAGGAGCGGCTGGAGCGGGAGGGGCTGTTCGCGGCCGAACGCAAGCGCCCCCTGCCCCGCTTTCCCCGCACGCTGGGCGTCATCACCTCGCCCAGCGGCGCGGCCGTGCATGACATTCTGGCGGCCCTGGCGCGGCGCGCGCCGCGGGTGCCGGTCGTCATCTACCCGACCCTGGTGCAGGGCGCCGGCGCGGCGGCGGCCATCGCCGAAGCCATCGCCACCGCCGGCCGGCGCAGCGAGTGCGACCTGCTGCTGCTGGCCCGCGGCGGCGGCAGTATCGAGGATCTCTGGGCCTTCAACGAGGAAGCCGTGGCCCGCGCCATCGCCGCCTCGCCCCTACCGGTGATCAGCGGCATCGGCCACGAGACCGATTTCACCATCGCCGACTTCGCCGCCGACCAGCGCGCCGCCACGCCCACGGCGGCGGCGGAACTGGCCAGCGCCGGCTGGCACGCCGCCGGCGACGAACTGCGCGATCTGGCCGCCAATCTGCGCGGCCGGATGCGGCAGCAGCTCGAAGCCCGGATGCAGAAGCTGGATCTGCTGGCCAATCGCCTGCTGCACCCGGCCCAGCGCCTGGACCGCTCGCGCCGTCACCTCGCCCACCTGGAAACCCGCCTGGCGGCGGCGATCGCCCGCCGTCTGCGGCGGGAGGAAGCCGGGCTGGCGGAACTGGCCTTGCGTCTCGCCCGCCGGCGCCCCGCACTGGACGCCATGCAAGGGCGCCTGGCCCTGGTCCGGCAGCGGCTCGGGAGCGTCGCCGACGCCGCCCTCGGACACCGGTACCAGACCCTGGCCAGGCTGGAAGCCACGCTGGGCGCGCTCAACCCGGCCACCACCCTCGCCCGCGGCTACAGCATCGTGCGCAACGCGCAAGGCCAGGTCGTCACCGACAGCGCCCAACTGCGTCCGGAGGACACCGTCAACCTGAGTTTCGCCAGAGGCGCCGCCCGAGGCCGTATCGAGCATATAGAATGA
- a CDS encoding PAS domain S-box protein produces MNKELASNVRSALRREQREPAAAGARHADLYESAPVGYLTLDRHGDISRANDAAGLLLNTSCDQLVGHSLASFIIAADRNGYDCFLQRALGSNHQEQCEAVLRRTDGAEHYVRVQGQWDEQSQELLVVLVDISDRRAVEKRLSVHLAAMSLFHDITTQFTSNRELAPLMDAVVDTAIKISGCDMGLLQTANPENGALQIVAQHGCPPAMLERLAALNADSPSPDARAPWQKQRTLSEDIESASSTIDPGLRQILRAAGVRAMLCTPLMSHHGRFLGMVSAFWRKPPQLDAIVLDLIETLAHQVAALLDYRFTEHEREQLARLIEYTGHAVITTDLKGCVTYMNPAGRRLIGMASNKSLGELRFSDYVPPEWHEFLLDTIGPAIDERGVWVGEMQLRNLRTGALVDVFNTVFLIRDPQTRGPWCYASVNRDITETKRTDEELKHLQAEMQQLLQWQVAHQTVAAIAHEINQPLNAVTAYSEAAQQLLGKLNQPPEKLAHVLECITQQADRAGKVVRELITFLDKGETTVETIDLKEVVRKAIAVAKSTSHGKFRIATDFAPDLKPVRANRPQISKVIVVLLQNSMDAMLGAGSRGRITISGHVCAEGDKAHITIQDQGPGLDATAAQRIFEPFFTTKPRGIGMGLTISRALIEAQGGKLWCEIGTGPGATFHFTLPLAP; encoded by the coding sequence GTGAATAAGGAACTAGCCTCGAACGTCCGCAGCGCATTGCGACGGGAACAGCGCGAGCCGGCAGCCGCCGGGGCGCGTCATGCGGACCTCTACGAATCGGCCCCCGTCGGCTACCTCACACTCGACCGCCACGGCGACATCAGTCGCGCCAACGATGCCGCCGGACTATTGCTGAACACCTCCTGCGACCAGCTGGTCGGACACTCGCTGGCCAGTTTCATCATCGCCGCCGACCGGAACGGCTACGATTGTTTCCTGCAACGCGCGCTGGGCTCGAACCATCAGGAGCAGTGCGAAGCCGTCCTGCGGCGGACGGACGGCGCCGAGCACTATGTCCGGGTACAGGGTCAATGGGACGAGCAGAGTCAGGAACTGCTGGTGGTGCTGGTGGATATCAGCGACCGCCGCGCCGTCGAAAAACGGCTGAGCGTCCACCTGGCGGCGATGTCGCTTTTCCATGACATCACCACGCAATTCACCTCGAACCGGGAGCTGGCACCGCTGATGGATGCCGTGGTGGATACCGCCATCAAGATCTCGGGCTGCGACATGGGGCTGCTGCAGACCGCGAATCCGGAGAACGGCGCCTTGCAGATCGTCGCCCAGCATGGCTGTCCGCCCGCGATGCTGGAGCGGCTGGCCGCCTTGAATGCCGACTCACCCTCGCCGGACGCACGCGCCCCGTGGCAGAAGCAGCGGACCCTGAGCGAGGATATCGAATCTGCATCCTCCACGATCGACCCCGGCCTGCGCCAAATTCTGCGCGCTGCGGGCGTCCGCGCCATGCTCTGCACGCCGCTGATGAGCCACCACGGCCGCTTCCTGGGCATGGTGAGCGCCTTCTGGCGCAAGCCGCCCCAGCTGGACGCCATCGTGCTCGACCTGATCGAGACCTTGGCCCACCAGGTTGCGGCCCTGCTGGACTACCGCTTCACCGAGCATGAACGGGAGCAATTGGCCCGTTTGATCGAATACACCGGACACGCCGTCATCACCACCGATCTGAAGGGATGCGTCACTTACATGAATCCGGCGGGACGGCGCCTGATCGGCATGGCGTCGAACAAGAGCCTGGGCGAACTCCGCTTCAGCGATTACGTGCCGCCGGAATGGCATGAGTTCCTGCTCGACACGATCGGTCCCGCCATCGACGAGCGAGGGGTCTGGGTCGGTGAAATGCAGTTGCGCAACCTGCGGACCGGCGCCCTGGTCGATGTATTCAACACCGTCTTCCTGATCCGCGACCCGCAGACCAGAGGCCCGTGGTGCTATGCCTCGGTGAATCGGGATATCACCGAGACCAAGCGCACCGACGAGGAACTCAAGCACCTGCAGGCCGAGATGCAGCAACTGCTGCAATGGCAGGTCGCGCATCAGACCGTCGCCGCGATCGCCCACGAGATCAACCAGCCCCTGAACGCCGTCACGGCCTACAGCGAGGCCGCCCAGCAGCTGCTGGGCAAGCTGAATCAACCTCCCGAAAAACTGGCCCACGTGCTGGAATGCATCACCCAGCAGGCGGATCGTGCGGGAAAGGTGGTGCGCGAACTCATCACCTTCCTCGACAAGGGCGAGACAACGGTGGAAACGATCGACCTCAAGGAGGTGGTGCGCAAAGCCATCGCGGTCGCCAAATCCACCAGCCATGGCAAATTCCGCATCGCCACCGATTTCGCCCCCGACTTGAAACCGGTCCGCGCCAACCGGCCCCAGATCAGCAAAGTCATCGTCGTACTGCTGCAAAACAGCATGGACGCGATGCTCGGCGCCGGCAGCCGCGGCCGGATCACCATCAGTGGACACGTCTGCGCCGAAGGCGACAAGGCCCACATCACGATCCAGGATCAGGGGCCCGGCCTCGACGCCACGGCGGCGCAGCGCATCTTCGAGCCCTTTTTCACCACCAAACCCCGCGGCATCGGCATGGGCCTCACCATCAGCCGGGCGCTCATCGAAGCCCAGGGCGGCAAGCTCTGGTGCGAAATCGGCACCGGTCCCGGCGCCACCTTCCACTTCACCCTGCCCCTCGCGCCATGA
- a CDS encoding superoxide dismutase, whose protein sequence is MEHTLPTLPYAQNALAPHISQETIEYHYGKHHQAYVTNLNNLIKGTEFENLDLEAIVKKAPAGGIYNNAAQVWNHTFFWNSMKPAGGGAPGGALLEAINKKWGSLDEFKKAFQASAVGNFGSGWTWLVKKDDGSVDIVNTGAAGTPIKSGEGRPLLTIDVWEHAYYIDYRNLRPKFVETFLASLANWDFAAKNFAG, encoded by the coding sequence ATGGAACATACCCTCCCCACCTTGCCCTACGCCCAGAACGCGCTGGCGCCCCACATCTCCCAAGAGACCATCGAATACCACTACGGCAAGCACCACCAGGCCTATGTGACCAACCTGAACAACCTGATCAAGGGCACCGAGTTCGAAAATCTCGACCTCGAAGCCATCGTCAAGAAGGCCCCGGCCGGCGGCATCTACAACAACGCCGCGCAGGTGTGGAACCACACCTTCTTCTGGAACTCGATGAAGCCCGCGGGCGGCGGCGCCCCCGGTGGCGCGCTGCTGGAGGCCATCAACAAGAAATGGGGTTCCCTCGACGAGTTCAAGAAAGCCTTCCAGGCATCCGCCGTGGGCAATTTCGGCTCCGGCTGGACCTGGCTGGTGAAAAAGGATGACGGCTCCGTCGACATCGTCAACACCGGCGCCGCCGGCACCCCGATCAAGAGCGGCGAGGGCAGGCCCCTGTTGACCATCGACGTCTGGGAGCACGCCTACTACATCGATTACCGCAACCTGCGGCCCAAGTTCGTCGAGACCTTCCTCGCTTCCCTGGCCAACTGGGATTTCGCGGCGAAGAATTTCGCCGGCTGA
- a CDS encoding tetratricopeptide repeat protein — protein MTRHLISLPAAQVVGALREVLDSDLVARGAAQGLQLLGPADAFWRDVPLLELARMAQAGNPKAQAELAWRHAAGAGVARSYAQALDWAGRSVEQQCGAGEGVLGWLLYHGRGLPRDVGEAVRLFESATARDDTRGMTWLALCLLRGEGIETDAERGRQLLEAAAWRESPDAQYWLGRLLYFGEGLPRDAQEAARWLLRAVERGEPAAADLLGRCRFFGRGVAEDRAEAARLWCLAAERGIASAMYCLGLCLYSGEGVPQDHGEAVRWFAEAAKQRIAGAMYFLGYCHSHGCGVEPDEDLGIAWYRRAAARGHREAQFELGECHAFGRELAQDMTEAVRWYRAAARQGHARAQIKLGHCYRWGDGVAESKDLAVTWYARAAEGGDAAARVWLGDCYEHGEGVPRDLSIAVEHYRAAAATGDAHAQAELGRCYLNGIGVHTNLARGEELLRTAAEAGWKPALGELERYWFARAEAFMQGMGVPRDEEKAAALYRKAGELGHRRAAYMLGECYRHGWGIAPDDTQAVTWYRRAVTLFDAKMALGDMYYEGRGVARNAREAYRWYEQALAQHEDAYALYCVGFCLLHGQGVRRDLRAALRHLRRAATLGDINAQFELGSAYYRGRGVARSPRLALKWLRQAAYHGHEEAQSFLLRLEQAAAD, from the coding sequence ATGACCCGTCATTTGATTTCCCTGCCCGCCGCCCAGGTCGTCGGTGCCTTGCGCGAAGTGCTGGACAGCGATCTGGTGGCCCGGGGCGCGGCCCAGGGCCTGCAATTGCTCGGGCCGGCGGATGCGTTCTGGCGCGATGTGCCGCTCCTGGAACTGGCGCGCATGGCCCAGGCCGGCAATCCCAAGGCGCAGGCGGAACTGGCCTGGCGCCACGCCGCCGGCGCGGGCGTGGCGCGCTCCTATGCCCAGGCGCTCGATTGGGCCGGGCGCAGCGTCGAGCAGCAGTGCGGCGCCGGCGAGGGCGTGCTGGGATGGCTGCTGTACCACGGCCGCGGCCTGCCGCGCGACGTCGGCGAGGCGGTGCGGCTGTTCGAGTCCGCGACGGCGCGGGACGACACCCGGGGCATGACTTGGCTCGCCCTGTGCCTGTTGCGCGGCGAAGGCATCGAGACGGATGCCGAACGCGGCCGGCAACTCCTGGAGGCCGCCGCCTGGCGGGAAAGCCCGGACGCCCAGTACTGGCTGGGGCGGCTGCTGTATTTCGGCGAGGGGTTGCCGCGGGACGCCCAGGAGGCGGCGCGCTGGCTCCTGCGCGCGGTGGAGCGGGGCGAGCCCGCCGCCGCCGATCTCCTCGGGCGCTGCCGGTTCTTTGGCCGCGGCGTGGCCGAGGACCGGGCCGAGGCCGCGCGCCTGTGGTGCCTGGCGGCGGAACGGGGCATCGCCAGCGCGATGTATTGCCTGGGGCTTTGCCTGTATTCGGGAGAAGGCGTACCGCAGGACCATGGCGAGGCCGTGCGCTGGTTCGCCGAGGCGGCCAAGCAGCGGATTGCCGGCGCCATGTACTTTCTCGGCTATTGCCACAGCCACGGCTGCGGCGTCGAGCCCGACGAGGATCTGGGCATCGCCTGGTACCGGCGTGCCGCCGCCCGCGGCCACCGCGAAGCCCAGTTCGAGCTCGGCGAGTGCCACGCGTTCGGCCGCGAGCTGGCCCAGGACATGACCGAGGCCGTGCGCTGGTACCGGGCGGCGGCGCGCCAGGGCCATGCCCGGGCTCAGATCAAGCTGGGGCATTGCTACCGCTGGGGCGACGGGGTCGCGGAGAGCAAGGATCTGGCCGTCACCTGGTATGCCCGGGCGGCCGAGGGCGGCGATGCCGCAGCCCGGGTCTGGCTGGGGGATTGCTACGAACACGGCGAAGGCGTTCCTCGGGACCTCTCGATCGCCGTCGAGCATTACCGCGCCGCCGCGGCCACCGGCGATGCCCATGCCCAGGCCGAGCTTGGCCGCTGCTATCTCAACGGCATCGGTGTGCATACCAACCTGGCGCGCGGCGAGGAGTTGCTGCGCACGGCCGCCGAGGCCGGCTGGAAACCGGCCCTGGGGGAGCTGGAGCGCTACTGGTTCGCGCGGGCCGAGGCATTCATGCAGGGGATGGGTGTGCCGCGCGACGAGGAAAAGGCCGCCGCGCTCTACCGCAAGGCCGGGGAGTTGGGGCACCGTCGCGCCGCCTACATGCTGGGCGAGTGCTACCGCCATGGCTGGGGCATCGCGCCGGACGACACCCAGGCGGTCACCTGGTATCGGCGCGCCGTGACTTTGTTCGACGCCAAGATGGCCCTGGGCGACATGTACTACGAGGGGCGGGGCGTCGCGCGGAATGCCCGGGAAGCCTATCGCTGGTATGAACAGGCGCTGGCCCAGCACGAGGACGCCTATGCCCTGTATTGCGTCGGCTTCTGCCTGCTGCACGGCCAGGGGGTGCGCCGCGACCTGCGCGCCGCGCTGCGCCATCTGCGGCGCGCCGCAACGCTGGGCGACATCAATGCCCAGTTCGAACTGGGCAGCGCCTACTATCGGGGACGCGGCGTGGCCCGCAGTCCACGCCTCGCCCTCAAGTGGCTGCGCCAGGCCGCCTATCACGGCCATGAGGAAGCCCAATCCTTCCTGCTGCGTCTGGAACAGGCGGCGGCGGATTAA
- a CDS encoding response regulator transcription factor: MNTPTVFVVDDDAAVREGTALLLEVAGLEQRCCDCAEALLATIGPESRGCLLLDINMPGMNGLELQEELVRRGICLPIIFLSAHGDIPSSVKAIKAGAMEFLVKPVSGAALIAQIQLALDADHRRHQEAAIQQNALSRLSGLTEREREILALALSGQSNKEIARHLGISYRTVETHRSHILLKTGATTLLELAQLAAAGGLSALPVHS; the protein is encoded by the coding sequence ATGAACACGCCTACCGTCTTCGTCGTCGACGACGACGCCGCGGTCCGCGAGGGAACCGCCTTGCTGCTGGAGGTCGCCGGACTGGAGCAACGCTGTTGCGACTGCGCGGAAGCCCTGCTGGCGACCATCGGGCCGGAGTCGCGCGGCTGCCTGTTGCTCGACATCAACATGCCGGGCATGAATGGATTGGAATTGCAGGAGGAGCTGGTGCGGCGCGGCATCTGTCTGCCGATCATCTTCCTGAGCGCTCACGGCGACATTCCCTCCAGCGTCAAGGCGATCAAGGCGGGGGCGATGGAGTTCCTGGTCAAGCCGGTCAGCGGCGCGGCGCTGATCGCGCAGATCCAGTTGGCCCTGGATGCCGACCACCGCCGCCACCAGGAAGCGGCGATCCAGCAAAATGCCCTGAGCCGCCTGTCCGGCCTCACCGAACGGGAGCGGGAAATCCTCGCGCTCGCGCTGTCCGGCCAGTCCAACAAGGAAATCGCGCGCCATTTGGGCATCAGCTACCGGACCGTGGAAACCCACCGTTCCCACATCCTGCTCAAGACCGGCGCCACGACGCTGCTGGAATTGGCCCAGCTCGCCGCCGCAGGCGGTCTGTCAGCGCTGCCAGTACACTCGTAA